From the genome of Fusarium fujikuroi IMI 58289 draft genome, chromosome FFUJ_chr06:
TCGGCCCACTGGTCAATGTTCAAAGACAGTTTCTGATAAAAGCCGAAATGCTGGTTTCGAAACCGTATGCACAGCAAACTTGGCAAAAGGCTTTCCAGGAATGGGCAGTAAATTCGAGCCCTTATTATGCCGCCCTCATCACCGGGGAAGCagagtcaaagtcaatggTCAGAGCTGCATTCTCATCGAGCAATGTTAACGATTTCGAGCGTCGAGGATTATTAGGCGATGTCCTAGCAGTGCTTGGCCTTCCCACTCAACGACTAGACAAATACGATGCCCTTTTAGAAGTATGAGACAGCAGGTTTGTATTACTTATCCATAGTACTAATTGTATCTAGGAACTTACCCAATACGGGCTCCATGACCCTGATCACATAAAATCAGCAAAAACGAGTCTAAAAATGGTTAAAGAGGCTGTTAACGATTCCAACATTGCTCGGGAACTCAGCCGTGCTAAAGCTGCGCTGTCTAAAGACCAAGATTATGAGACCAACAAGGTTATTTGGGGACTGGGTAAACTCTTGATGTTTGATAGAGTCGATACAATGGATGCTGGACAAGAAAAGGTATGCTTCTTACTATTTAGAGAACTATGATTAGTATTTTACTAATTGTCTGATCCTACAGATCCAGCTCTATTTGTTCCAGAAGGGGATTTTACGAGCAGTAGAATCGCTCCCGAAGAGTCGACGAAGAGGTATGCTAGGATATGGAAAGCCTTCCCCTCTAGAACTCCTCAGAGCCCGGCTGTCAATTGTTCAAATCATTCCTGCAAAGGACATCAAGCAGGTAGAAGAAGTCTCCGTATCAGCTAAACAAGGTAAGAGTTCCAGATAAAGACTTCCTACAGATCAATTTAACATAGAGAAGGATTAAATGCTTGCGATATCAAgtggatggatgatgaaaaCGAATGCCGTATCTGCTTTACTATTGGTTCCCAAACAAGGTGTATGGAATGGATAAATCAAATCAAAAAGGTCAAGCATCAAAACCAAGTCTACCTACGTTATAAAAAACTCCAGGGCATGGCCCGGGCAGAATACcccttggtgttgttgggtGCCGGGGGGTGTAGAACCAGTGATCTCACCATCCAAGCAAGTCGACACATGACTCCTTATTACCATTTGAGCGGAAGCTAACCATTGTTCAAGTTCGTCAAGCCCTACTTTCACGATGATTTTGACCCCTCCAAGCAAGACACATATCGTAGATCATGCGTCATTGACAATGAAGTTGCTGAAATCGACGTGATTGACACGACtggacaagaagaatattCTTATTTTGCAACGATAAATCAGTTTGGCCGAGAAGTAGCAGGCTTCATGCTGGTTTACAGTGTCACAAGTCGTCAGGGCTTTGAAGGAATTACCACTTACTATGATCAGATCCTGAAGCAAAAGGACAAGGATTACTTCCCGACGGTTATAGTTGGCATTGAGTGTTTGCAGGAATCGCTCAGAGAAGTATCAACACAAGAAGGTCGATCCTTGGCAAAGCGACTTGGTTGCATATTCGTCGAAGCAGATGCCGAGTCCAGTGTCAAAGTCGATGCGGCATTCTTTGACTTGGTACGGGAGGTTCGACGGTACCGCCGTGACATGATTGGGTGTTAGTAACAAGGCTGGTGACTTTTGAGACCTATAACACAGTTCCTGAATATCATTGCTGAATCAATTCCCACTCAAATCCTCCAATCTCATTGTAGCCAGTCTACTAGAAATATCCCATTTACCCTAAAGAAAACATCAATTTTGCTGAACTTCATATCACAGACCGAGGCAACTAAAACATTCACATGCCATTCTGATTGGCTGCAAcatcaaaacaaaacatcagTGCCGAAGACCGAATCCACGAGACCCGGGGACCCCAGATTCTCCAGAACGATCTGATGCGCACCAATCAGACCTAACCTCGCTAGTCAATGTAAGGGGAGCGCCCCGGACCTAGAGCCTAGCGCGTGGAGCTTCCACCGGCACATGACGCGGGGAAAGACTCTTGCGCGAGCTGTCAATTGGTGCGCTACCTTGCAGAGCCAGGAACATGACGATTTAGGTGAGTCGGGTGAGTTTCTGAGAGGGTAATTGGCGCGTCAAAATAAAGGCTCAGAATTAGGTGGACTTGACGCGTCTTGTTTAGGTTGGGCTGAACGGTGACCCAGGAATAGCTTAGAGTTTAGAGCACTTTTGGAAATGCAACGTCAAATCGGGATTGGTATGCTGTCACGATGCCAAGATATATAAACAGACATTCGTCCGTCTATTTTGGTCTTCAGCAGATCAGATCATCCATACATTTCACACCATTCTCCTCATCATGCTTGGCATCAAGGCTTCCCTGTTATTATCGTGCTTGGCTCTCCTCAACCCTGCATCATGCAGAGCCATTGAGGAGCGGGCCGTCGCGGATCATGCCGTGACGTTCCAGACCATCTACAAGCCTCCCTCCAACTACAACACCCCCAAGACGCTGTACGGCCGTAACGTCCAGCTTGCTGATGGAACCATTCTGGCTACTTGGTGAGTCATCCGGATGATCCGGTCCGGCACCTACTGACGTAGAACAGGGAGAACTATAGTCCTGAACCACCCAAGGTGTACTTCCCCATCTACCAGAGCAAGGACAAAGGATCAACCTGGGCTCCTCTGTCCAATGTGACTGACACCAAGAACGGCTGGGGTCTTCGCTACCAGCCCTTCCTATACGTCCTGCCCCAGGCCATCGGCAACCTCGCCAAGGGAACTATCCTCCTTGCTGGAAATAGTATCCCCACTGATCtcagcaagaccaagatcgacCTCTACGCTTCTACCGACAGCGGCAAGACCTGGAAGTACATCTCCAACATTGCTACCGGAGGAAAGGCCGTTCCCAACAATGGCGAGACTCCCGTTTGGGAGCCTTTCCTGATGGTGTATAACAACAAGCTTGTCTGCTACTACTCCGATCAGCGCGATCCTTCCTATGGTCAGAAGCTGGTTCATCAGACTTCCAGTGATGGTGTTACCTGGGATGCTGTCGTCAACGACGTTCGAGGAACTGCTTACTCTCAACGTCCCGGCATGACAACTGTCGCTAAGCTTCCTAATGGAAAGTGGATGATGACCTTTGAGTACGGCGGAGGTGCTTCACCTAACAACGCTGCTTTCCCCGTTTACTACCGCATCTCCGACTCTCCTCTCACTTTCGACAGTGCATCCAACCAGATTCTCA
Proteins encoded in this window:
- a CDS encoding related to BNR/Asp-box repeat domain protein, producing the protein MLGIKASLLLSCLALLNPASCRAIEERAVADHAVTFQTIYKPPSNYNTPKTLYGRNVQLADGTILATWENYSPEPPKVYFPIYQSKDKGSTWAPLSNVTDTKNGWGLRYQPFLYVLPQAIGNLAKGTILLAGNSIPTDLSKTKIDLYASTDSGKTWKYISNIATGGKAVPNNGETPVWEPFLMVYNNKLVCYYSDQRDPSYGQKLVHQTSSDGVTWDAVVNDVRGTAYSQRPGMTTVAKLPNGKWMMTFEYGGGASPNNAAFPVYYRISDSPLTFDSASNQILTAGSRAPSSSPYLTWSPSGGSSGSLIVTANSDNGIYINTNLGAAGSWVYYDIPQPGAYSRQAMVMDNPDWLYVMSAGYLNGDNWVTDSVFKLPNLS